A genomic region of Arachis stenosperma cultivar V10309 chromosome 9, arast.V10309.gnm1.PFL2, whole genome shotgun sequence contains the following coding sequences:
- the LOC130951347 gene encoding serine decarboxylase-like, with translation MENSVGESSTTAAVTSIYHGLPLLTTRLVSSNNTNNNNNNTQNKMSLVINGDSHTQAHLGQVITHYLASLQPHKQRFLGYPTNEEFNYEALAPLLHLHLNNAGDPFHGSSFTLNSTSFEVSVLDWFAHLWDIQKSEYWGYVTTGGTEGNLHGLLLGREQFPDGILYASQDSHYSVFKIARMYRMQCIKVASLISGEIDCRDLKALLLANKHKPAIINLNIGTTMKGAVDDIDLVIKTLHETGFSRDRFYIHCDGALFGIMLPFLKEAASKISFKKAIGSITISGHKFLGCPIPCGVVITRLEHMKALSRDVVEVIASRDATVTGSRSGHAPIFLWYSLQKKGIIGIEKEVERCIMNARYLRDQLGSAGIGAMLNELSCTVVFERPLDDEFVSRWSLACNGNIAHVVVMQHVTLSMLDSFVSEFLQNRVIWFRDGLRKPLCIANDVGAIHCTCPLHISIKLLDI, from the exons ATGGAGAATTCCGTGGGGGAGAGTAGCACCACCGCGGCCGTGACTTCCATATATCatggcttgccattgctaacaACAAGGCTTGTCAGTAGTAACAAcaccaacaataataataataatacacaaAACAAAATGAGTCTTGTTATCAATGGCGACAGCCACACACAAGCTCATTTGGGTCAAGTAATTACCCACTACTTGGCCTCATTGCAACCCCACAAGCAACGCTTTCTTG GGTACCCGACGAATGAGGAATTCAACTACGAGGCTCTGGCTCCATTGCTTCATCTTCATCTTAACAATGCAGGGGATCCGTTTCATGGGAGCAGCTTCACTCTGAATTCAACAAGTTTCGAAGTGAGTGTGCTTGATTGGTTCGCTCATTTGTGGGACATTCAAAAGAGTGAATACTGGGGATATGTCACCACTGGTGGTACTGAAGGCAATCTCCACGGCCTCTTACTTGG GAGAGAACAATTTCCGGATGGGATTCTTTATGCCTCCCAAGATTCCCATTATTCTGTATTTAAGATAGCAAGAATGTACAGAATGCAATGTATCAAAGTTGCAAGTTTGATTTCCGGTGAGATTGATTGCCGTGATCTCAAGGCTTTGCTACTTGCTAACAAACACAAACCCGCCATTATCAATCTTAATATAG GGACAACAATGAAAGGAGCTGTTGATGACATTGATCTTGTAATAAAAACACTTCATGAAACTGGTTTTAGTCGTGATCGATTCTATATTCACTGTGATGGAGCTCTGTTTGGAATCATGCTTCCTTTTCTCAAAGAAGCA GCATCAAAGATAAGTTTCAAGAAAGCAATTGGAAGCATAACGATATCTGGGCACAAGTTCTTAGGATGCCCAATTCCATGTGGAGTTGTAATAACACGTTTGGAACACATGAAGGCGCTATCAAGAGACGTGGTTGAAGTGATTGCATCAAGGGATGCCACAGTCACAGGAAGCCGTAGCGGGCATGCTCCGATCTTCCTTTGGTACAGTCTGCAGAAGAAGGGTATAATTGGAATTGAGAAGGAAGTTGAAAGGTGCATAATGAATGCACGTTACTTGAGGGACCAACTTGGCAGTGCTGGAATTGGTGCAATGCTGAACGAGTTGAGTTGTACGGTTGTGTTTGAGAGGCCTCTGGATGATGAATTTGTGAGTAGGTGGAGTTTGGCTTGCAATGGAAACATCGCGCATGTTGTTGTCATGCAACATGTTACTCTTTCAATGTtggattcttttgtgtctgagTTTCTGCAAAACAGAGTCATTTGGTTCCGTGATGGACTTAGAAAGCCTCTCTGCATTGCAAACGATGTTGGTGCTATCCATTGTACATGTCCATTGCACATTTCAATTAAATTATTGGACATATAG